Proteins encoded within one genomic window of Bradyrhizobium sp. CB1717:
- a CDS encoding KTSC domain-containing protein, producing MVRALALLLAQLAAAPIVSETVEIGERDRVDLGTFECRDITRSTVLQRVCYDRTRQDLVVAANGAYDRYCGVTAETVDRLLGASSMGQFFNQNIRRETAGSRYDCRA from the coding sequence ATGGTCAGGGCCCTGGCACTTCTGCTCGCGCAGCTCGCGGCTGCGCCGATCGTCTCCGAAACGGTCGAGATCGGCGAGCGCGACCGCGTCGATCTCGGGACATTCGAGTGCCGCGACATCACCCGGAGCACTGTGCTCCAGCGGGTCTGCTACGATCGCACGCGTCAGGACCTCGTCGTCGCAGCGAACGGTGCCTACGACCGCTATTGCGGCGTCACGGCCGAGACGGTCGACCGCCTCCTGGGCGCATCCTCCATGGGCCAGTTCTTCAACCAAAATATCAGGCGCGAGACTGCGGGCAGCCGCTACGACTGCCGCGCCTGA
- the dxr gene encoding 1-deoxy-D-xylulose-5-phosphate reductoisomerase has protein sequence MSAVPLRNNRLAASDIRSVTVLGATGSIGDSTMDLLRASPERYRVEALTANGNVEALAKLAKEFNARFVAIADSSKLGELKALLAGTSTECGAGESAVIEAGARPADWVMAAVSGAAGLKPALAAVDRGAHVALANKECLVCAGDFFMQRATKAGACILPADSEHNALFQALASGNRDELVRVIITASGGPFRTWKPADIEQATLEQALKHPNWSMGQKITIDSASMMNKGLEVIEASYLFALTPDEIDVLVHPQSIIHGMVEFSDRSVMAQLGSPDMRTPIAHCLGWPDRIKGPAAKLDLAKIGQLTFETPDFERFPGLRLAYDSLRTGKGATTVYNAANEVAVAAFIAGKIRFGAIARLVEATLDDWIRGGNQAPLTSADDAISVDHVARNRAAALLPQIALKAS, from the coding sequence ATGAGCGCCGTTCCCTTGCGTAATAACAGGCTTGCTGCGTCCGACATTCGCAGCGTCACAGTCCTCGGTGCCACCGGCTCGATCGGCGACAGCACGATGGATCTGCTGCGCGCCTCTCCTGAGCGCTACCGCGTCGAGGCCTTGACGGCGAACGGCAATGTCGAAGCGCTGGCCAAGCTCGCGAAGGAATTCAACGCGCGCTTCGTGGCGATCGCGGACAGCTCGAAGCTCGGCGAGCTCAAGGCTCTCCTGGCGGGAACGAGCACCGAATGCGGCGCCGGTGAAAGCGCGGTGATCGAGGCTGGCGCGCGTCCCGCCGATTGGGTGATGGCAGCCGTCAGCGGCGCCGCCGGGCTGAAGCCGGCTCTCGCCGCGGTCGATCGCGGCGCGCATGTCGCGCTCGCCAACAAGGAATGCCTCGTCTGCGCCGGCGATTTCTTCATGCAGCGAGCGACGAAAGCAGGCGCCTGCATCCTGCCGGCCGATTCCGAGCATAACGCGCTGTTCCAGGCGCTGGCGTCGGGCAATCGCGACGAGCTGGTCCGCGTCATCATCACCGCATCGGGCGGCCCGTTCCGGACCTGGAAGCCCGCCGACATCGAGCAGGCGACGCTCGAGCAGGCGCTCAAGCATCCGAACTGGAGCATGGGCCAGAAGATCACGATCGATTCCGCCTCGATGATGAACAAGGGGCTCGAGGTGATCGAGGCGTCCTATCTGTTCGCGCTGACGCCGGATGAGATCGACGTGCTGGTGCATCCGCAGTCGATCATCCACGGCATGGTCGAGTTCTCCGACCGTTCGGTCATGGCGCAGCTCGGCTCGCCCGACATGCGCACGCCGATCGCGCACTGCCTCGGCTGGCCCGACCGCATCAAGGGGCCCGCTGCCAAGCTGGACCTCGCCAAGATCGGCCAGCTCACCTTCGAGACACCGGACTTCGAGCGGTTCCCGGGACTACGGCTGGCCTACGATTCGCTGCGGACCGGGAAGGGGGCCACCACGGTCTACAACGCCGCCAACGAGGTCGCCGTCGCCGCCTTCATCGCCGGCAAGATCCGCTTCGGCGCGATTGCCCGGTTGGTCGAGGCGACCCTTGATGACTGGATCCGCGGCGGGAACCAAGCGCCCCTGACGTCCGCCGACGATGCAATCTCTGTTGACCATGTTGCTCGAAATAGAGCTGCCGCCCTATTGCCTCAAATTGCCTTAAAGGCATCCTAG
- the lpxA gene encoding acyl-ACP--UDP-N-acetylglucosamine O-acyltransferase — protein MSKIDPTARIADGAVIGEGTEIGPFCIIGPNVVIGANCKLIGHVHITAQTTIGDNCTIYPFASLGTPPQSLSYRGELTKLKIGSGCTIRESVTMNAGTVAGGGITTVGDRGYFMNCSHVGHDCHVGNDVIFATSATLGGHCEIGDFVFIGGLSAVHQFTRIGPQVMVGGVCGVRDDIIPFGLVNGQYAALEGLNIIGMKRRKFTKQRLATVRGFYQKLFHGPGTFAERLEAVRPLTGEDPAIAEILDFIGKGKRPLCLPAIEK, from the coding sequence ATGAGCAAGATTGATCCCACCGCACGGATCGCGGACGGCGCCGTGATCGGCGAGGGCACCGAGATCGGGCCCTTCTGCATCATCGGCCCGAATGTCGTTATCGGCGCTAACTGCAAGCTGATCGGGCATGTGCACATCACGGCGCAGACCACCATTGGCGATAATTGCACCATCTATCCCTTTGCCTCGCTGGGCACGCCGCCGCAGTCGCTCAGCTATCGGGGCGAGCTGACGAAGCTCAAGATCGGCTCAGGCTGCACCATCCGCGAATCCGTGACCATGAATGCCGGCACGGTCGCCGGCGGCGGCATCACCACGGTCGGTGACCGCGGCTACTTCATGAACTGCAGCCACGTCGGTCATGACTGCCATGTCGGCAACGACGTGATCTTCGCGACGTCGGCAACGCTCGGCGGTCACTGCGAGATCGGCGACTTCGTCTTCATCGGCGGCTTGTCCGCAGTGCACCAGTTTACCCGCATCGGGCCGCAGGTCATGGTGGGCGGCGTTTGCGGCGTGCGCGACGACATCATTCCGTTCGGGCTGGTCAACGGCCAGTATGCGGCACTCGAGGGCCTCAACATCATCGGCATGAAGCGGCGCAAGTTCACCAAGCAGCGGCTTGCGACGGTGCGCGGCTTCTACCAGAAGCTCTTCCACGGCCCGGGCACGTTCGCCGAGCGGCTCGAGGCGGTGCGGCCGCTCACGGGAGAAGATCCGGCCATCGCCGAAATCCTCGACTTCATCGGCAAGGGCAAGCGCCCGCTCTGTCTGCCTGCCATCGAGAAGTGA
- a CDS encoding phosphatidate cytidylyltransferase, which translates to MSESDTAPAGAKPAPSNLVMRVLAALVLAPLTIAIAYAGGWLWALLVTLVSIGLFAEWLMVVGAGSAALTGAGTVVIAMMGAAVAFGALKTSVVTGLIGGAIVTLIARGKFLWAATGFAYASAALLASILVRKDLVNGFSALMFVLLVVWATDIGGYFAGRGIGGPKLWPRVSPKKTWAGALGGFAASLAVAAGFAACGVGKAVPLLLVSAVLSVVSQLGDLFESAVKRRFGVKDSSHLIPGHGGLLDRLDGFVAAILAAWFIGFLRHGVHSTGSGLMVW; encoded by the coding sequence GTGAGCGAATCCGACACCGCACCGGCGGGCGCAAAGCCTGCCCCGAGCAATCTGGTGATGCGGGTCCTCGCAGCCTTGGTGCTGGCGCCGCTGACCATTGCCATCGCTTATGCCGGCGGCTGGCTGTGGGCGCTTCTCGTCACCCTGGTCTCGATCGGGCTGTTCGCGGAATGGCTGATGGTGGTGGGGGCGGGATCGGCTGCGCTGACCGGGGCAGGGACGGTCGTGATCGCCATGATGGGAGCCGCCGTCGCTTTTGGCGCGCTCAAGACCTCCGTCGTCACTGGCCTCATCGGCGGTGCGATCGTGACGCTGATCGCGCGCGGCAAGTTCTTATGGGCAGCCACCGGGTTTGCCTATGCGTCGGCGGCGCTGCTGGCCTCGATCCTGGTGCGGAAGGATCTCGTCAACGGCTTCTCCGCGCTGATGTTCGTACTGCTGGTGGTGTGGGCGACCGATATCGGCGGCTATTTCGCCGGCCGCGGCATTGGCGGACCGAAGCTGTGGCCGCGGGTGAGCCCGAAGAAGACCTGGGCCGGAGCTCTCGGCGGCTTTGCCGCGAGCCTTGCGGTCGCTGCCGGCTTTGCGGCTTGCGGTGTCGGGAAGGCGGTCCCGCTGCTGCTGGTCAGCGCCGTGCTCTCGGTGGTGTCGCAGCTGGGCGATCTGTTCGAATCCGCGGTGAAGCGGCGGTTCGGAGTCAAGGATTCCAGTCACTTAATTCCCGGCCATGGCGGGCTTTTGGACCGCCTGGACGGCTTTGTTGCCGCCATCCTGGCGGCCTGGTTTATCGGCTTTCTCCGTCACGGTGTGCATAGCACCGGAAGCGGTCTTATGGTTTGGTGA
- the lpxB gene encoding lipid-A-disaccharide synthase produces the protein MMQTRDPKRKIFLIATEESGDRLGSALMKVLRQRLGDGVQFEGVGGRTMAREGLETLFPIEELSIVGFAAVVQQLPKILRLIRQTVDAVIESAPDTLVIIDSPDFTHRVARRVRAKNSAIPVIDYVSPQLWAWRPGRARTMLGYVDHVLGLLPFEPEEYRKLGGPPCSYVGHPLIEQLSSLRPNVEEQKRRNTEPPVLLVLPGSRRSEIRHHLEVFGAALGRLQGQGRAFELMLPTMPHLEATVREGTASWPVKPQIVVGEAEKRAAFRIAHAALAKSGTVTLELALSGIPMVTAYRVGAIEAFILRRAIRVSSVILANLVIGEDVIPEYLQEDCTPEKLALALSEVLTDTPLRRRQVEAFARLDQIMSTGNKSPSVLAADVVLATMRKARR, from the coding sequence ATGATGCAGACCCGCGATCCCAAGCGAAAGATTTTTCTGATCGCGACGGAGGAATCCGGCGATCGGCTCGGCAGCGCGTTGATGAAGGTATTGCGCCAGCGCCTCGGTGACGGCGTGCAGTTCGAGGGCGTCGGCGGCCGCACCATGGCGCGCGAAGGACTGGAGACGCTGTTTCCGATCGAGGAGTTGTCGATCGTCGGCTTTGCCGCAGTGGTGCAGCAATTGCCAAAAATCCTGCGGCTGATCCGCCAGACCGTCGATGCCGTGATCGAGTCCGCGCCTGATACGCTCGTCATCATCGACAGTCCCGACTTTACCCATCGCGTCGCCCGCCGCGTGCGCGCGAAGAATTCCGCGATTCCGGTCATCGACTACGTCTCGCCGCAGCTCTGGGCCTGGCGGCCGGGACGGGCGCGGACCATGCTCGGCTATGTCGATCACGTGCTCGGCCTGCTGCCGTTCGAGCCGGAGGAATACCGCAAGCTCGGCGGGCCGCCCTGCAGCTATGTCGGCCATCCCCTGATCGAGCAATTGTCCTCGCTGCGGCCGAATGTGGAGGAGCAGAAGCGCCGCAACACCGAGCCGCCGGTGCTGCTGGTGTTGCCCGGCAGCCGCCGCAGCGAGATCCGGCATCATCTCGAAGTCTTCGGCGCGGCGCTCGGCCGGTTGCAGGGGCAAGGCCGCGCCTTCGAGCTGATGCTGCCGACCATGCCGCATCTCGAAGCCACCGTGCGCGAAGGCACTGCGAGCTGGCCGGTCAAGCCGCAGATCGTGGTCGGCGAGGCCGAGAAGCGCGCCGCCTTCCGTATCGCGCACGCCGCGCTGGCGAAATCAGGCACGGTGACGCTCGAGCTCGCGCTGTCAGGCATTCCGATGGTGACGGCCTATCGCGTCGGTGCGATCGAGGCCTTCATCCTGCGCCGTGCGATCCGCGTCTCCTCGGTGATCCTCGCCAATCTCGTGATCGGCGAGGATGTCATTCCGGAGTATTTGCAGGAGGACTGCACGCCGGAGAAGCTTGCGCTGGCGCTGTCCGAGGTGCTGACCGACACGCCGCTGCGCAGGCGGCAGGTCGAAGCCTTTGCCCGGCTCGATCAGATCATGTCGACCGGCAACAAATCGCCGAGCGTGCTCGCCGCCGATGTGGTCCTCGCGACGATGCGAAAGGCGCGGCGGTAA
- the fabZ gene encoding 3-hydroxyacyl-ACP dehydratase FabZ: MTEESPIKFELVDINAILQTLPHRFPMLLIDRVINIRADYSGIGIKNVTFNEPAFQGHFPERPVYPGVMMIEAMAQTAGVIGIKSVEGTEKPRAVYFLTIDKCKFRKPVLPGDTIEYHMRSLGRRKSMWWFHGDAKVNGQVVAEADVGAMLTD; this comes from the coding sequence ATGACGGAGGAATCGCCTATCAAGTTCGAGCTGGTGGATATAAACGCGATCCTCCAGACGCTGCCGCACCGTTTTCCGATGCTGCTGATCGATCGCGTGATCAATATCCGCGCTGACTACAGCGGCATCGGCATCAAGAACGTCACCTTCAACGAGCCCGCCTTCCAGGGGCATTTCCCCGAGCGTCCGGTCTATCCCGGCGTCATGATGATCGAGGCGATGGCGCAGACGGCGGGCGTGATCGGCATCAAATCGGTCGAGGGCACCGAGAAGCCGCGTGCGGTGTATTTCCTCACGATCGACAAGTGCAAGTTCCGCAAGCCCGTGCTGCCCGGCGATACCATCGAGTATCACATGCGCTCTCTCGGCCGCCGCAAGTCCATGTGGTGGTTTCACGGCGACGCCAAGGTCAACGGCCAGGTGGTTGCGGAGGCCGACGTCGGCGCCATGCTGACGGATTGA
- the lpxD gene encoding UDP-3-O-(3-hydroxymyristoyl)glucosamine N-acyltransferase — protein MAQPTFFTKPPATALADIATLTKAQLVDPTRGGHVITGLASLDEAGPMHLTFFDNLKYADQLNATKAGACLVSPRFEAEVPAHVAVLRAKQPFRAFVGIAREWHGDALRPQSWTGNDGIAPSAIIDPTARLEDGVIVEPLAVIGADVEIGSGTVVGVGAVIGPGVKIGRDCNVGARTAIQCALIGNNVLIHPGCSIGQDGYGFIFFGPEGHLKVPQTGRVLIQNDVEVGANTTIDRGSLRDTVIGEGTKIDNQVQIGHNVTIGRHCLLAAQIGLAGSLTIGDNVALGAKVGINNHLKIGDGAQVTAMSAVKDDIPPGGRWGGHFAKPTKQWFKEIIAVERLVRDSKADPKDEGRE, from the coding sequence ATGGCTCAGCCGACCTTTTTCACAAAGCCGCCCGCGACAGCGCTGGCCGATATTGCCACGCTGACCAAGGCGCAATTGGTCGACCCCACGAGGGGCGGCCACGTCATCACCGGCCTGGCTTCGCTGGACGAAGCCGGCCCGATGCATCTGACGTTCTTCGACAACCTCAAATATGCGGATCAGCTCAATGCAACCAAGGCAGGTGCATGCCTGGTCAGTCCGCGCTTCGAGGCCGAGGTGCCCGCACATGTGGCCGTGCTGCGGGCGAAGCAGCCGTTCCGCGCCTTCGTCGGGATTGCCCGGGAATGGCACGGCGACGCGCTGAGGCCGCAATCCTGGACCGGCAATGACGGCATCGCCCCGTCGGCCATCATCGATCCCACCGCCCGGCTCGAGGACGGCGTGATCGTCGAGCCGCTGGCGGTGATCGGTGCGGATGTCGAGATCGGCAGCGGCACGGTGGTCGGTGTTGGCGCGGTGATCGGCCCTGGCGTCAAGATCGGCCGGGACTGCAATGTCGGCGCCCGCACCGCGATCCAGTGCGCCCTGATCGGCAACAACGTCTTGATCCATCCGGGCTGCTCGATCGGCCAGGATGGCTACGGTTTCATCTTCTTCGGCCCCGAGGGCCATCTGAAAGTGCCCCAGACCGGGCGCGTGCTGATCCAGAACGACGTGGAGGTCGGCGCCAATACCACGATCGACCGCGGGTCGTTGCGGGATACGGTCATCGGCGAAGGGACCAAAATCGACAATCAGGTCCAGATCGGCCACAATGTCACGATCGGCCGGCACTGCCTGCTGGCGGCCCAGATCGGCCTCGCCGGCAGCCTGACCATCGGCGACAACGTGGCGCTCGGAGCGAAGGTGGGCATCAACAATCACCTCAAGATCGGCGATGGAGCCCAGGTGACCGCGATGAGCGCGGTCAAGGACGACATTCCGCCAGGCGGCCGCTGGGGCGGGCATTTCGCCAAGCCGACCAAACAATGGTTCAAGGAGATCATCGCGGTGGAGCGCCTGGTACGCGACAGCAAGGCCGATCCGAAGGACGAGGGACGGGAATGA
- the lpxI gene encoding UDP-2,3-diacylglucosamine diphosphatase LpxI (LpxI, functionally equivalent to LpxH, replaces it in LPS biosynthesis in a minority of bacteria.), which translates to MTSAAPEISSPVGVVAGGGAMPFAVAESLAARGVTPVLFPLRGACDPARVEKFRHRWISVGQLGRAMRLFREEGCRDLIFIGTLVRPSLSEIRFDIKTLRLLGNVIRAFRGGDDHLLSGVGRILEQDGFRMVGIKDVAPDLLMPEGCISRAWPNDNAKSDIERGRAVLTALGPFDIGQAAVVIDGHVVAIEDIEGTDALLARVARLREEGRIRAATGRGVLVKAPKSGQDLRFDLPTIGPRTIEGVAKAGLAGIAVIAGNTIAAEPQAMIALADAKYLFVIGLPK; encoded by the coding sequence ATGACATCGGCGGCTCCAGAGATTTCATCGCCGGTCGGCGTGGTCGCCGGCGGCGGCGCGATGCCGTTCGCTGTGGCCGAGTCGCTCGCTGCGCGCGGCGTCACGCCGGTGCTGTTTCCGTTGCGCGGCGCCTGCGATCCGGCGCGGGTGGAGAAATTCCGCCACCGCTGGATCTCGGTCGGCCAGCTCGGCCGCGCGATGCGGCTGTTCCGCGAGGAGGGCTGCCGCGACCTGATCTTCATCGGCACCCTGGTGCGGCCTTCGCTGTCCGAGATCCGGTTCGACATCAAGACGCTCCGCCTGCTCGGCAACGTCATCCGTGCCTTTCGCGGCGGCGACGATCATCTTCTCTCGGGTGTCGGCCGTATCCTCGAGCAGGACGGCTTTCGCATGGTCGGCATCAAGGATGTGGCGCCCGACCTCTTGATGCCCGAGGGCTGCATCAGTCGTGCCTGGCCGAATGACAATGCCAAGTCCGACATCGAGCGCGGGCGCGCGGTGCTGACGGCGCTCGGCCCGTTCGACATCGGTCAGGCTGCCGTCGTGATCGACGGCCATGTGGTGGCGATCGAGGACATCGAAGGCACCGACGCGCTGCTCGCGCGCGTCGCGCGCCTGCGCGAAGAGGGCCGCATCCGCGCCGCCACCGGCCGCGGCGTGCTGGTGAAGGCGCCGAAGAGCGGTCAGGATCTGCGCTTCGACCTGCCGACGATCGGCCCGCGCACCATCGAGGGTGTCGCCAAGGCCGGCCTTGCCGGCATCGCCGTCATCGCCGGCAACACGATTGCTGCCGAGCCGCAGGCGATGATCGCGCTTGCCGATGCCAAATATCTCTTCGTCATCGGCCTGCCCAAATGA
- the bamA gene encoding outer membrane protein assembly factor BamA yields the protein MKFGLRLRGGLLATLIMFGAPVVAPVGAVFVSSSALAQTVQSISVEGNRRVEVETIRSYFKPGPGGRLDQGAIDDGLKALIETGLFQDVRINRGPGGQIVVSVVENPVIGRIAFEGNKKIKDEQLSAEVQSKARGTFSRAMVQSDTLRIAEIYRRSGRYDVRVTPEVIEQPNNRVDLIFTIVEGAKTGVKSIEFVGNVAFSSYRLRDVIKTRESNLLSFLASGDIYDPDRVEADRDLIRRFYLKNGFADVQVVAALTEYDPEKKGFNVTFKIEEGAQYRVGAVDFRSSIPNFDPSSMRAYSRVGVGSLYNVESVEKSVEEMQIEASRRGYAFAVVRPGGDRNFEAHTVSVVFNIDEGPRTYIERINLRGNSRTRDYVIRREFDISEGDAYNRALVDRAERRLKNLDYFKSVKITTEPGSSSDRVILIVDMEEKSTGDFSISGGYSTTDGALAEVSVSERNLLGRGLFAKASVTYGQYARGYSLSFVEPYLLDYRVALGLDLYQREQKSNSYISYGTKTLGFSPRLGFSLREDLALQLRYSIYRQEITLPSYLANCNNVQFLPDGSVNPLFNPSPAFANANGISLASTNGLGCYSDGEASLPVRKELANGKTLTSALGYTLTYNTLDNNKNPTDGLLIDFRQDFAGVGGDVSYLKSAADGKYYTPLVSDIVGLVHLQGGILTKMGSDLRMLDHFQMGPNLVRGFAPNGIGPRDLNPFGTQDALGGTKYWGASFELQMPFWFLPKEVGLKGAVYADAGGLYDYKGPTSWTATNEVNVAGCIPSTTNPVSAGTCTGLIYDDSKVIRSSVGVGLIWQSPFGPLRFDYAVPLSKGKYDRTQEFRFGGGTTF from the coding sequence ATGAAGTTTGGACTGCGACTCCGGGGGGGCTTGCTCGCAACCCTGATCATGTTCGGCGCGCCGGTGGTTGCCCCGGTCGGGGCTGTTTTCGTGTCTTCGTCTGCGCTCGCTCAGACCGTCCAGTCGATTTCCGTCGAAGGAAATCGCCGCGTCGAGGTGGAGACGATCCGCTCCTATTTCAAGCCCGGTCCGGGCGGTCGCCTGGATCAAGGCGCCATCGATGATGGCCTCAAGGCGCTGATCGAGACCGGCCTGTTCCAGGACGTCAGGATCAATCGCGGCCCCGGCGGCCAGATCGTCGTTTCCGTTGTGGAAAACCCGGTGATCGGGCGCATCGCCTTCGAGGGCAACAAGAAGATCAAGGACGAGCAGCTCAGTGCCGAGGTCCAGTCCAAGGCGCGCGGAACCTTCTCCCGCGCCATGGTGCAGTCCGACACGCTGCGAATCGCTGAAATCTATCGCCGTTCCGGCCGCTACGACGTGCGCGTCACGCCTGAAGTGATCGAGCAGCCGAACAACCGCGTCGATCTCATCTTCACGATCGTCGAAGGCGCCAAGACCGGCGTGAAGTCGATCGAGTTCGTCGGCAACGTCGCGTTCTCGTCCTACCGCCTGCGGGACGTCATCAAGACGCGCGAATCGAATCTTCTCAGCTTCCTTGCCAGCGGCGACATCTACGATCCCGATCGTGTCGAGGCCGACCGCGACCTGATCCGCCGCTTCTATCTCAAGAACGGTTTTGCCGACGTCCAGGTCGTCGCCGCGCTCACCGAATACGATCCGGAGAAGAAGGGCTTCAACGTCACCTTCAAGATCGAGGAAGGCGCGCAGTATCGCGTCGGCGCGGTCGACTTCCGCTCCAGCATTCCGAACTTCGATCCGTCTTCGATGCGGGCCTATTCCCGCGTCGGCGTCGGCTCGCTCTACAACGTCGAATCGGTCGAGAAGTCGGTCGAAGAGATGCAGATCGAAGCCTCGCGCCGCGGCTATGCCTTTGCCGTGGTTCGTCCCGGCGGCGACCGCAATTTCGAGGCGCACACGGTGTCCGTCGTGTTCAACATCGACGAGGGCCCGCGCACCTATATCGAGCGCATCAATTTGCGCGGCAACTCCCGCACGCGTGACTACGTCATCCGCCGCGAGTTCGACATCTCCGAGGGCGATGCCTACAATCGCGCGCTGGTCGACCGGGCCGAGCGGCGCTTGAAGAACCTCGACTATTTCAAGAGCGTCAAGATCACGACGGAGCCCGGCTCGTCGAGCGACCGCGTCATCCTGATCGTCGACATGGAAGAGAAATCGACCGGCGACTTCTCGATCTCGGGCGGTTACTCCACGACCGACGGCGCGCTGGCCGAAGTTTCGGTCTCCGAGCGCAACCTGCTCGGCCGCGGCCTGTTCGCCAAGGCGTCGGTGACCTACGGCCAATACGCGCGCGGCTATTCGCTGTCGTTCGTCGAGCCGTATCTGCTCGACTATCGCGTCGCGCTCGGCCTCGACCTCTATCAGCGTGAGCAGAAGTCCAACAGCTACATCTCCTACGGCACCAAGACGCTCGGCTTCTCGCCCCGTCTCGGCTTCTCCTTGCGTGAAGATCTGGCGCTCCAGCTGCGCTACTCGATCTACCGGCAGGAAATCACGCTGCCGAGCTACCTGGCGAACTGTAACAACGTGCAGTTTCTGCCCGATGGCAGCGTGAATCCATTGTTCAATCCGAGCCCAGCCTTTGCCAATGCTAACGGTATCAGCCTGGCCTCGACCAATGGCCTCGGCTGCTACAGCGACGGCGAAGCCTCGCTGCCAGTGCGCAAGGAGCTTGCCAATGGCAAGACCCTGACCTCGGCGCTCGGCTACACGCTGACCTACAACACGCTGGACAACAACAAGAACCCCACCGACGGTCTGCTCATCGACTTCCGCCAGGACTTCGCCGGCGTCGGTGGCGACGTCTCCTACCTCAAGTCCGCGGCGGACGGTAAGTATTACACCCCGTTGGTCTCGGACATTGTGGGCCTTGTCCACCTCCAGGGCGGTATCCTGACCAAGATGGGCAGCGATCTGCGTATGCTCGATCATTTCCAGATGGGCCCGAACCTCGTCCGCGGCTTTGCTCCGAACGGCATCGGTCCTCGCGATTTGAATCCCTTTGGCACGCAGGACGCACTCGGCGGCACCAAGTACTGGGGCGCTTCGTTCGAATTGCAGATGCCGTTCTGGTTCCTGCCGAAGGAAGTGGGTCTGAAAGGTGCAGTCTATGCCGACGCTGGCGGTCTCTATGATTATAAGGGACCGACGAGCTGGACCGCGACCAACGAGGTCAATGTGGCGGGCTGCATCCCCTCGACCACCAATCCGGTGTCCGCGGGAACCTGTACCGGCCTGATCTACGACGACAGCAAGGTGATCCGGTCGTCGGTCGGCGTCGGCCTGATCTGGCAGTCGCCGTTCGGTCCGCTGCGCTTCGACTACGCCGTGCCGCTCAGCAAGGGCAAGTATGACCGTACCCAGGAGTTCCGGTTCGGCGGCGGCACCACGTTCTAG
- the rseP gene encoding RIP metalloprotease RseP, with protein sequence MIDFFVHSFNALSHGLLGYAVPFLFVLTIVVFFHELGHFLVARWAGVRVLTFSLGFGPELIGFNDRHGTRWKISAIPLGGYVKFFGDESEASTPSADTLAAMTPEERAGSFHHKKVGPRAAIVAAGPIANFILGALIFAGMALYYGKPSTIARVDGVVADGAAAAAGFKIGDVVVQIDGKPIESFADMQRIVAMNAGSTLAFQVKRDGAIVALSATPALLERKDPFGNSHRVGVLGVEHKSQAGEASTAPVGVGEAFKIGVEQVWFIITSTFKFLGSLFVGHGNPNEVSGVLGIAKMSGQAASAGFQFVINLCAVLSVSIGLLNLFPIPLLDGGHLMFYAAEVVRGRPLSERTQEMGFRIGLGLVLMLMVFATYNDILRMAAS encoded by the coding sequence ATGATCGACTTTTTTGTCCATAGTTTCAATGCATTGAGCCATGGGCTCCTCGGCTACGCGGTTCCCTTCCTGTTCGTCCTGACCATCGTCGTGTTCTTCCACGAACTCGGCCATTTCCTGGTCGCGCGCTGGGCCGGCGTTCGGGTGTTGACCTTTTCGCTCGGTTTCGGACCCGAGCTGATCGGTTTCAACGACCGTCACGGCACCCGCTGGAAGATCTCGGCGATCCCGCTTGGCGGCTACGTCAAGTTCTTCGGCGACGAGAGCGAGGCCTCGACCCCGTCGGCCGATACACTTGCGGCGATGACGCCCGAGGAGCGCGCCGGCAGCTTCCACCATAAGAAGGTCGGCCCGCGCGCGGCCATCGTTGCGGCCGGTCCGATCGCCAATTTCATCCTGGGCGCGCTGATCTTCGCCGGCATGGCGCTGTACTACGGCAAGCCGAGCACGATCGCCCGCGTCGACGGCGTCGTCGCCGATGGCGCGGCGGCTGCGGCCGGTTTCAAGATCGGTGACGTCGTGGTTCAGATCGACGGCAAGCCGATCGAGAGCTTTGCCGACATGCAGCGAATCGTTGCGATGAACGCTGGTTCGACGCTTGCGTTCCAGGTGAAGCGCGACGGGGCCATCGTGGCGCTGTCTGCGACCCCGGCGCTGCTCGAGCGCAAGGACCCGTTCGGCAACAGCCACCGCGTCGGCGTGCTCGGCGTCGAGCACAAGAGCCAAGCCGGCGAGGCTTCGACCGCTCCGGTCGGTGTGGGTGAGGCGTTCAAGATCGGCGTGGAGCAGGTCTGGTTCATCATCACCAGCACCTTCAAGTTCCTGGGCTCGCTGTTTGTCGGACACGGTAACCCGAACGAGGTCAGTGGCGTCCTCGGCATCGCGAAGATGTCGGGGCAGGCGGCCAGTGCCGGGTTCCAGTTTGTGATCAATCTCTGCGCCGTGCTGTCGGTGTCGATCGGCCTGTTGAACCTGTTCCCGATTCCGCTGCTCGATGGCGGTCACCTTATGTTCTATGCGGCCGAAGTGGTTCGCGGCCGGCCCTTGTCCGAGCGAACTCAGGAGATGGGGTTCCGAATCGGGCTGGGTTTGGTGCTGATGTTGATGGTGTTTGCCACCTACAACGACATCCTGCGGATGGCAGCTTCCTGA